One Hordeum vulgare subsp. vulgare chromosome 4H, MorexV3_pseudomolecules_assembly, whole genome shotgun sequence DNA window includes the following coding sequences:
- the LOC123449401 gene encoding adenylyl-sulfate kinase 3-like produces the protein MSSLSIPPPLLRSSPSPSPPANWRRRAARVRVRAPVAALAGDGGCAGTGMEQQHLQAGSASGSPVREKPVMSNIGKSTNILWHDCPIGQSERQKLLGQKGCVIWITGLSGSGKSTVACALSRELHYRGHHTYVLDGDNLRHGLNRDLSFKAEDRTENIRRVGEVAKLFADAGTICIASLISPYRRDRDACRALLPDSRFIEVFMDLPLEICEARDPKGLYKLARTGKIKGFTGVDDPYESPVNSEIVIKMEGEECPSPKAMAKQVLSYLEENGYLQA, from the exons ATGTCCTCGCTCTCGATCCCGCCTCCGCTCCTGCGCTCCTCGCCGTCTCCGTCTCCACCCGCGAATTGGAGGAGGCGCGCGGCGCGCGTGCGGGTGCGCGCTCCGGTGGCGGCACTGGCCGGCGACGGCGGGTGCGCGGGGACCGGGATGGAGCAGCAGCACCTCCAGGCAGGGAGCGCCTCCGGCAGCCCAG TGCGAGAGAAGCCTGTCATGTCAAACATTGGGAAATCAACTAATATTCTATGGCATGATTGCCCAATTGGACAATCTGAGAGACAGAAATTGCTGGGGCAGAAAGGATGTGTCATATGGATCACAGGACTCAGCGGTTCAG GGAAAAGTACCGTTGCCTGTGCACTGAGTAGGGAATTACACTACAGAGGCCACCACACCTATGTCCTTGATGGTGATAACCTTAGACATGGCCTCAATCGAGATCTAAGCTTCAAGGCAGAAGACCGTACAGAAAATATACGAAGAGTTG GAGAAGTGGCAAAGCTTTTTGCAGATGCTGGTACCatatgcattgctagtttgatatcTCCATATAGGAGAGACCGTGATGCATGCCGAGCTCTACTTCCGGATTCTAGATTTATTGAA GTATTTATGGATTTGCCACTAGAAATATGTGAAGCTCGTGATCCTAAAGGGTTATACAAGCTTGCACGCACAGGAAAGATTAAAG GGTTCACTGGAGTTGATGATCCGTATGAATCACCAGTGAATAGTGAG ATTGTAATTAAGATGGAAGGCGAGGAATGCCCTTCACCCAAAGCAATGGCCAAGCAAGTTCTATCCTACCTTGAGGAGAACGGATACTTGCAGGCTTAG